The Caldisalinibacter kiritimatiensis region TACAAGAAGCTTTTTATTGGTTTCATTTTGTAGGAGGTATTATGATTTTACTTGGTGTTTGGGGAACGAATTATTTTGATAAAAACAGAATGAAAATAAAGGCAATAAAAAGAAGAAAAAATTGGACATATTAATTTTTTTCTGATATCATAGCATTATATTAAAATACAAAGGAGAGTTCTATATATGAGCAATAACAAGGTTTTAGCAACAGTAAATGGTGTAGAAATTACAGAAAAAGATTTAAACTCTTTATTACAAAGCTTAGGACAACAAAGGATGCAATTTGAATCGCCAGAAGGAAGAAAAAGACTATTACAAGAGCTTATTAATCAAGAATTGTTCTACTTAGACGCAATAGAAAATGGATTAGACGAAGAAGAACAGTTTAAAAAAGAACTAGAGCAAACTACAAGAAATCTTTTAAAGCAGTACGCAATAAGAAAGCTATTAAATCAAGTTAAAGTAGATGAGCAAGAAGTTATTGATTATTATGAACAAAATAAAGAAAGATTTAAGACTCCAGAAACAGTTAAAGCAAGTCATATCCTTGTAAAAGATGAAAATAAAGTTGATGAAATATTAAATGAACTTAATAATGGGCTTTCATTTGAAGAGGCAGCAGAAAAATATTCGTCTTGTCCTTCAAAAACAAATGGAGGAGATTTGGGATATTTTTCTAGAGGAAAGATGGTTCCAGAATTTGAAAATGCAGCATTTAATATGGAAAAGGGAGAAGTTAAAGGACCTGTAAAAACTCAATTTGGATATCATATAATTAAATTAACTGATAAGAAAGAAGCTGATATTAGAAGCTTTGATGAAGTAAAGGGACAAATTAATCAAATACTTATTGGTAAAAAGCAGAACGACCTTTATATAAATAAAACTAATGAACTTAAAGAGCAATATGAAATAAAGATAAATGAGTAATAAGAAATTATTAAAAGCGACCTTGCTTAATAGGTCGCTTTTTTGAGTCGTAGGTGTTAATGGAATTCTTGCATAGGTTCTGAAGATTCGTGATTTCTATGCTCTACTAAGTCTATTCCACCCAAAACTATATGAGCTAATCCAAAACCTACAATACCCCATGCAAATGAAGCGGGAAGAGTGTTTCTTAAAACAAAACCTGTAGTTGTTACCACAGTACCTAATGCTGTAGGAATTAAACCTTCTTTTGTTTGCATTATTTTACCTCCTAAAATATAGGTTTAATATTATTATCTTCAAAAATAAAAAAATAATAATGATACATATGAGGTAATTTTGTTATTACAAGGGAATATTGTTAATAAATATAATTACAATAAGTGTATTTGAAATGTATTTGAGTTTTGATATTTTTTTTGAAAATTGATAAATTAAATAAAGAAAGTAATATTTGAGATTACGATACTAAATAAAAATTTATTATTAAGTATATAACAGAATAATAGAGGTGATAATTATGGGAGAGAATAAATTTTATAGGGTATATTCAACATATTTAAAAGAAAAATACGGTGAAAAGGTGTATAAGTTACCTATAAACCTTCCTGTTACATGTCCTAATAGAGATGGTTGTGTTGGATATGGAGGTTGTATTTTCTGTGGAGAAGAAGGTGCTGGATTTGAAAATATAGAAAATACAGTTCCGGTTAAGGAACAAATATTGAAAAATATGGAATATATAAAAAAGAGATATAAGGCAAAAAAATTTATTGCATATTTCCAAAATTTCACCAACACATATATGGAATTAGAAGAATTTAAAAAAGTAATTAAACAGGCAATTATGGGTGATATAGTGGAAATATCTATATCTACAAGGCCAGATTGTATATCAGACGAATATCTAGAATTTTTAGATACAGTTAAAAAAGACCATGACATAGATATAACTATTGAATTAGGGTTACAAACTGTAAATTACCATACATTGAAAAAAATAAACAGAGGACATACATTAAGTGAGTTTATAGATAGTGTCCTAAGGATAAAAAAATATGGATTTGAAATATGTGTACATCTTATACTTAATCTTCCATGGGACAATAGAATTGATGTTATTGAAAATGCAAAACTTCTTTCGGCTTTAAAAGTTAACCATGTA contains the following coding sequences:
- a CDS encoding peptidylprolyl isomerase, which produces MSNNKVLATVNGVEITEKDLNSLLQSLGQQRMQFESPEGRKRLLQELINQELFYLDAIENGLDEEEQFKKELEQTTRNLLKQYAIRKLLNQVKVDEQEVIDYYEQNKERFKTPETVKASHILVKDENKVDEILNELNNGLSFEEAAEKYSSCPSKTNGGDLGYFSRGKMVPEFENAAFNMEKGEVKGPVKTQFGYHIIKLTDKKEADIRSFDEVKGQINQILIGKKQNDLYINKTNELKEQYEIKINE
- a CDS encoding TIGR01212 family radical SAM protein (This family includes YhcC from E. coli K-12, an uncharacterized radical SAM protein.); translation: MGENKFYRVYSTYLKEKYGEKVYKLPINLPVTCPNRDGCVGYGGCIFCGEEGAGFENIENTVPVKEQILKNMEYIKKRYKAKKFIAYFQNFTNTYMELEEFKKVIKQAIMGDIVEISISTRPDCISDEYLEFLDTVKKDHDIDITIELGLQTVNYHTLKKINRGHTLSEFIDSVLRIKKYGFEICVHLILNLPWDNRIDVIENAKLLSALKVNHVKLHSLYIVENTVLGKMYKENKVKLNSKKDYIESVITFLEYLHPDIVVQRLLGRAPKENTLFVNWNTSWWKIKDEILAEMEQRETYQGKKCNYLNGKALKKF